The proteins below are encoded in one region of bacterium:
- a CDS encoding sodium:calcium symporter has product MQWGTRLGIILAVAGSAVGLGNFLRFPGNAAANGGGAFMIPYFISFLLLGIPIGWAEWAMGRYGGRKGFHSTPAIMGVWGKGAFARYMGAFGVLVPLVIYFYYVVIESWCLRYAIAYATGGIGVDPGAAVAAQVEASKAYFGEVAFSGSNGVVDANGVHPSLWFWVVTFALNVWFVFRGLSKGIEKFCLWAMPTMAVCALIVLGRVLTLPADPTNPAEQNVLAGLNFMWNPDFSVLRNPQTWLAASGQIFFSMSVGFGLIINYASYLRRKDDVVLSGLTAAATNGFFEVALGGMITLTASVVFLGLAATQANSGGTFSTGFFALPVVFARMPAGNFFGALWFFMLFLAAITSSLSMLQPAKAFFAETLGLPNGRATALTAAICLVGNLFVLWFSKDLVALDTLDFWVGTFLIFVVAGTQIVCFAWITGLERGLKEAHEGALMRIPPFIGFIMKWVSPIYLATIFGFFCWLKVPDYVRTITGGNGTPPNKVALYSWGLIIATIVMLLVVTKLGARRWRAAGMDLDGRYPPADDEPGGAR; this is encoded by the coding sequence ATGCAATGGGGCACCCGCCTGGGCATCATCCTGGCGGTGGCCGGCTCGGCCGTCGGGCTCGGCAACTTCCTGCGCTTCCCGGGCAACGCCGCCGCCAACGGCGGCGGGGCGTTCATGATCCCCTACTTCATCTCGTTCCTGCTGCTCGGCATCCCCATCGGGTGGGCCGAGTGGGCCATGGGACGCTACGGCGGGCGCAAGGGCTTCCATTCGACGCCGGCCATCATGGGCGTCTGGGGCAAGGGCGCGTTCGCGCGCTACATGGGTGCCTTCGGCGTGCTGGTGCCGCTGGTCATCTACTTCTACTACGTGGTGATCGAGAGCTGGTGCCTGCGCTACGCCATTGCCTATGCGACCGGCGGCATCGGCGTGGATCCGGGCGCGGCGGTCGCTGCGCAGGTCGAGGCCTCGAAGGCGTACTTCGGCGAGGTGGCGTTCTCGGGCTCGAACGGCGTGGTGGATGCGAACGGCGTCCACCCCAGCCTCTGGTTCTGGGTGGTCACGTTCGCGCTGAACGTCTGGTTCGTGTTCCGCGGCCTGAGCAAGGGCATCGAGAAATTCTGCCTCTGGGCGATGCCCACGATGGCCGTCTGCGCGCTGATCGTGCTGGGGCGCGTGCTGACCCTGCCCGCCGATCCCACGAACCCCGCCGAGCAGAACGTGCTGGCCGGGCTGAATTTCATGTGGAATCCCGATTTCAGCGTGCTGCGCAATCCCCAGACCTGGCTGGCCGCCTCCGGGCAGATCTTCTTCAGCATGTCGGTCGGCTTCGGCCTCATCATCAACTATGCGTCGTACCTGCGGCGCAAGGATGACGTGGTGTTGTCGGGCCTGACGGCGGCGGCCACGAACGGGTTTTTCGAAGTGGCCCTGGGCGGCATGATCACGCTGACGGCGTCGGTCGTCTTCCTGGGCCTGGCCGCCACGCAGGCCAACAGCGGCGGCACCTTCAGCACCGGCTTCTTCGCGCTGCCGGTGGTGTTCGCGCGCATGCCGGCGGGCAATTTCTTCGGGGCCCTCTGGTTCTTCATGCTGTTCCTGGCCGCCATCACCAGTTCGCTGTCGATGCTGCAGCCGGCCAAGGCGTTCTTCGCCGAGACGCTGGGACTGCCCAACGGCCGGGCCACGGCCCTCACCGCCGCGATCTGCCTGGTGGGCAACCTGTTCGTGCTGTGGTTCAGCAAGGACCTGGTGGCCCTGGACACGCTCGACTTCTGGGTGGGAACGTTCCTCATCTTCGTCGTGGCCGGCACGCAGATCGTCTGCTTCGCCTGGATCACCGGGCTAGAGCGCGGCCTGAAGGAAGCGCATGAAGGCGCCCTGATGCGCATCCCGCCGTTCATCGGCTTCATCATGAAGTGGGTCTCGCCCATCTACCTGGCGACGATCTTCGGCTTCTTCTGCTGGCTCAAGGTGCCCGACTACGTGCGCACGATCACCGGCGGCAACGGCACGCCGCCCAACAAGGTCGCGCTCTACTCGTGGGGCCTGATCATCGCCACGATCGTGATGCTGCTCGTCGTGACGAAGCTCGGCGCCAGGCGCTGGCGGGCCGCCGGCATGGACCTTGACGGACGCTACCCGCCGGCCGACGACGAGCCCGGAGGTGCGCGATGA
- a CDS encoding DUF4395 domain-containing protein, whose protein sequence is MTRENKGPRFGEIVAGCAIPVLNEREIRAASGILFVMMFVAILVAVLKHDFLLLKYAVTIFLADILIRVVVSPRLSPSLITGRLIVRNQTPEYVGAAQKKFAWIIGVFLASVMFVLQVVLNTYSPITGLICLICLIFLFCETAFGICIGCKVYSLIYRQRAQHCPGEVCEPGARHEIQKTSKAQAAVVLGFVACATVAVIMLHDTYRVPPHNLFGGDDEVSLAEPAAD, encoded by the coding sequence ATGACTCGCGAAAACAAGGGACCGAGGTTCGGTGAAATTGTTGCCGGCTGCGCCATTCCCGTCCTCAACGAGCGGGAGATCAGGGCCGCCTCCGGGATCCTGTTCGTCATGATGTTCGTCGCGATCCTCGTCGCGGTGCTCAAGCACGATTTCCTGCTGCTCAAGTACGCGGTGACGATCTTCCTGGCCGACATCCTGATTCGCGTCGTGGTCAGCCCGCGGCTCTCGCCGTCGCTCATCACCGGCCGGCTGATCGTCCGCAACCAGACGCCCGAATACGTGGGCGCCGCGCAGAAGAAGTTCGCCTGGATCATCGGCGTCTTCCTGGCCTCGGTCATGTTCGTCCTGCAGGTCGTCCTCAATACGTACAGCCCGATCACGGGCCTGATCTGCCTGATCTGTCTCATCTTCCTGTTCTGCGAGACGGCTTTCGGCATCTGCATCGGCTGCAAGGTGTACTCGCTGATCTATCGCCAGCGCGCGCAGCACTGCCCGGGCGAGGTTTGTGAGCCGGGCGCCAGGCATGAGATCCAGAAGACGTCGAAGGCCCAGGCCGCGGTCGTCCTCGGCTTCGTGGCCTGCGCGACGGTGGCCGTGATCATGCTGCACGACACGTATCGCGTGCCGCCGCACAACCTCTTCGGTGGAGACGACGAAGTCTCCCTGGCCGAGCCTGCGGCGGACTAG
- a CDS encoding (2Fe-2S)-binding protein — protein MPVVKTRSRQRNVIAGGSMEAAADLGVLFGCHNGVCGKCATRILSGLNNLSPPTAEETGMGLEPGCRLMCQCRITKGNVKLDLD, from the coding sequence ATGCCGGTCGTCAAGACCCGATCGCGGCAGCGCAATGTCATCGCCGGCGGCTCCATGGAGGCTGCTGCCGACCTCGGTGTGCTTTTCGGCTGCCACAACGGCGTCTGCGGCAAGTGCGCCACGCGGATTCTGTCCGGGCTGAACAACCTGTCGCCCCCCACCGCCGAAGAGACGGGCATGGGGCTGGAGCCAGGCTGCCGGCTGATGTGCCAGTGCCGCATCACCAAGGGCAACGTCAAGCTGGACCTCGACTGA
- a CDS encoding MFS transporter produces MIAPIAATGQDRRRSHAGREARVSIRTRSPWVFVPTLYFAEGVPYILANSVSVIVYKRLDVDNATIALVTSWLYLPWVIKMLWGPLVDTRATKRQWILGTQLVLAACLLGVGAALGLPSFLPVSLAVFALMAFVSATHDVAADGFYLHALSPAQQAWFVGVRTMFYRAAMIFGSGLLVTLAGRFENRMSSVAAAWATTFAVAGVVYALFWLWHCLVLPRPESDRPLARAAAAAAAAQSAAAQSAAGMVPESALRRWLAVFGAWFSQPRIAVVIAFILLYRLGEALLLKLAAPFLLDGREAGGLGFSTQQVGLSYGTVGLACLVLGGVTGGWLIARFGLRRLLWPLALALNVPHVAYLYMAYAQPGPALAFPLVAIEQLGYGLGTTAFMVVLMRLSKGENRTSHYAIATGFMALGMMFPGMVSGAIQEAVGYRHFFLLVLVLGVPGLLTLPWLPKSVLDDN; encoded by the coding sequence ATGATTGCCCCGATCGCCGCTACCGGCCAAGATCGCCGCCGTTCCCATGCCGGCAGGGAGGCCCGCGTGTCCATCCGTACCCGTTCGCCCTGGGTGTTCGTCCCCACGCTCTACTTCGCCGAGGGTGTGCCCTACATCCTGGCCAATTCCGTCTCGGTCATCGTCTACAAGCGCCTGGATGTGGACAACGCCACCATCGCGCTGGTCACCAGCTGGTTGTACCTGCCGTGGGTGATCAAGATGCTGTGGGGGCCGCTGGTCGACACGCGCGCGACCAAGCGCCAGTGGATCCTCGGCACGCAGCTGGTGCTCGCGGCCTGCCTGTTGGGCGTGGGGGCGGCGCTGGGCCTGCCGTCGTTCCTGCCGGTCAGCCTGGCGGTGTTCGCGTTGATGGCCTTTGTCTCGGCCACGCATGATGTGGCGGCCGACGGTTTCTACCTGCACGCCCTGTCGCCGGCGCAGCAGGCCTGGTTTGTCGGCGTGCGCACCATGTTCTATCGCGCGGCGATGATCTTCGGCTCGGGCCTGCTCGTGACGCTGGCCGGCCGCTTCGAGAACCGGATGTCGAGCGTGGCCGCGGCCTGGGCCACCACGTTCGCCGTGGCCGGCGTCGTCTACGCCCTGTTCTGGCTGTGGCACTGCCTGGTGCTGCCGCGTCCGGAGTCGGACCGGCCGCTGGCGCGCGCCGCCGCCGCAGCGGCCGCTGCCCAATCCGCAGCCGCCCAATCCGCCGCCGGCATGGTGCCGGAGTCGGCGCTGCGGCGCTGGCTGGCCGTCTTCGGCGCGTGGTTCTCGCAGCCGCGCATCGCGGTCGTCATCGCCTTCATCCTGCTCTATCGCCTGGGCGAGGCTCTGCTGCTGAAGCTGGCGGCGCCGTTCCTGCTGGACGGGCGCGAAGCCGGCGGACTCGGCTTCAGCACGCAGCAGGTGGGCCTGTCGTATGGCACCGTAGGCCTGGCCTGCCTGGTGCTGGGCGGCGTGACAGGGGGCTGGCTCATCGCCAGGTTCGGCCTGCGCCGGCTGCTGTGGCCGCTGGCGCTGGCCCTCAACGTGCCGCACGTGGCGTACCTCTACATGGCCTACGCGCAGCCCGGCCCGGCGCTGGCCTTCCCGCTCGTGGCCATCGAGCAGCTGGGCTACGGCCTGGGCACCACGGCCTTCATGGTGGTGCTGATGCGCCTGTCGAAGGGCGAGAACCGCACGTCGCATTACGCCATCGCCACCGGCTTCATGGCCCTGGGCATGATGTTCCCGGGCATGGTCAGCGGCGCCATCCAGGAAGCGGTCGGCTACCGTCACTTCTTCCTGCTGGTGCTGGTGCTGGGCGTGCCGGGGCTGCTGACGCTACCTTGGCTCCCGAAATCGGTGCTCGACGACAACTGA